The window aatttgtatttataatagtttttacacggcttatacatttgcatactcaattgtaaattgtaaacaaaaagttcacaactccgctaataatgaatgtatccacggcagaatttgtacttatattagtttttagaaggctaatacatttgcatacttaattgtaaatttgtaaacaaaaagttcacaactcagctattaatgcatgtatccacttcagaatttgtatttataatagtttttacacggctaatacatttgcatactcaattttaaatttgtaaacaacaagttcacaactccgattataatgcatgtatccacggcagaattcatacttatattagtttttagaaggctaatacatttgcatactctattgtaaatttgtaaacaaaaagttcattactcagctaataatgcatgtatccacggcagaatttgtacttatattagtttttacacggtttatacatttgcatactcaattgtaaatttgtaaacaaaacgttcacaactcagctaataatgcctgaatccacttcagaatttatatttatattagtttttacacgtctaatacatttgcatactcaattgtaaatttgtaaacaaaaagttcacaactccgcttataatgcatattgTCTTGCTTCATGCGGAGTTGCCTTAAACGGCCCCCCACACAAGTAGGTCCGAAGAGAGGGATAACTTCAAGGGTGCGGTTTTATTCTGTGAATACATTAAattagcctaatacatttttaaactaacttAAGCTTACCGCAGTGTGCCCTCCTACAATTCACAAGACaatgaaaaagcacaatttagGCGGCATTCACAGTGCCGATATTAGTAGGCCCCTACTTCATGGGCCAAGAAATCCATACAACATCGGATAACTTACAAAATACTAGAATTTCCTTCCAACACTTATTCTACCTATCGATTACAATGTTTGGCCGTCGACATCCCCGACCCCGTGAAGAACCGCTTCACTCAAATCCAAAACTGCAAGTTTCGAGACAGGCCGCAACATTGTCCGAGATAGTCCGTTGTCGCTCACGCGCACACTGGCGCGTCTGACGACTCCATCAGCTCCGCTGTAGACCTCCTCCACGATGCCCTTGCGCCACTCTCGTCTGGGCAAGGCAGGATCGCAGACGAAGACCATATCGCCCTGGCGGATGGGCTCCGTTCTCCGGCACCACTTCTCGCGGCGCACCAGCGTAGGCAGGTACTCCAGGACCCACCTCCTCCAGAAACGGTCTCGCAGCATGCGAGCAATCCTCCACTGCTTTCGCGTAGAACCCTCCTTGGGCAGCTCCGCCTCCAAACCAGGCGTATTCGGCAGGTTAGCTGCTCCCTTGAGCAGGTCGTTTGGCGTCAACGGCGCCTCCTGGTCCGCATCCACCGGCAAGTGGGTGAGCGGACGCGAATTGACCACATTCTCCGCCTCGATCAGTAGACTTTCCAATACGTGATCCCTCGGCGCGACTTCCTTCAATGTATGGCGCAGCACTCGCTTGACGCACTGCACCATCCGCTCCCATACTCCACCCTCGGACGGGTTCGATGGGCAATTAAAGACCCATTCAATGCTCCTGCTGGATAACTCACTCTGTATTCTCTCCGTCTCGAACACGTCTCCGAATCGTCTGGCCTCCCTGTCAGCTCCCACGAAGTTCTTGCCGTTGTCACTCCGCAGTCTATGTACCGGTCCTCTACGGCAGACGAAGTTCCTGATCGCAATTATGCAGGAATCCGTCGACAGGTCATGCGCCAGCTCCAGATGAATCGCCCTTGTCGTCAAACACGTGAACAAGGCGACCCAACGCTTCTCTCGGTGACGGGCAATAGTCACCAGCAGTGGTCCAAAGTAGTCCAATCCAGTATATTTGAATGGCCATCCACCCGCTTCCAATCGATCCTCTGGAAGGGGTGCCATTATCGGCGGCGTCGGCCGCGTTCGCTGCAACTTGCACTCGTAGCACGACGAGATCACCTCCTTCAGCATGCGCCTCATCTTCGTGACCCAGAATCTCGTCCGGATCTGAGCAATCGTCGCATCCACGTTTTGATGCTTCATCTGGGCGTGGAAGTGTCTCACAATCATCTCAGTAAGACTGTGCCTGTGTGACAGTATCACAGGCCTCCTCGCACTGTACGGCATGCACAGCGCAGCATCAACTCTGCCATGAACTCGCAGAACTCCATGTTCATCCATGTACGGCGCCAGACCTCGAATCTCGCTCGAGCTGGCGACTTCCTTTCCGTGTTTCGCCGACCTCATTTCATCGGGAAACGATTCCAATTGGGCCTGCCTGACCAGCAGGTTCTCCGCGGCCTCACACTCCTTTGCAGTGAGTCCGTATTCCTCGAGCTCGCTTCTCTGTCTGCGGCACCAACGCGCAAACCTCAAGACCCAGGCTGTGGTCCTCACCAGGCGGCTGAAGCTCGAGAATCTCTGGAACGGAATGACAAATTCATTTGTGGCCACCAATGCAAACTCACTCGGCATCTCCTCGTCATCAGATGCATCCGGAACACGCTCAGTTCCCTCCTCAGGCACTGGCCAGCCGCTCGCTGGCTGCCTCAAAAATGCGGGACCGCTTAGCCACCGGGATTCCGGGCTAAGGTCCGCCTTGTTCTTCGACCGCGTCGCATCATCCGCTGCGTTGTCAGCTGTAGGTACCCATCTCCACTGGGAAACCTCCGACGACTCCAAAATCTCCGCCACTTGGTTGCCAACAAACTGCTTATACCGGCGGTGGGTGCTGCCGATCCATCTCAGCACCGTTTTTGAGTCCGTCCATAATACCGTTTCGCTGATGTCCACACTGTGCTCCTCCTTGATAGTGTTTATCAATCTGGTTCCAAGAACCGCTGCCTGCAGCTCCAGCCGTGGGATTGACATCGTTCTCATCGGCGCGCACTTCGTCTTTGCGCACACGAAACTAGCCAGCACTTTGCCATCCTCGTACATGACCCTCCAATAGGCCACCGCCGCGAATGCAGATTGACTCGCATCCACGAACACGTGCAACTCGATGGTCCGAACTGCtccatgcccaaaatagtgcCGAGGACATCGGAACTGTCCCACGGCGTCCATCTGCCTGCGCCAGGCAGCAAAGGCTCTGCCTATCTCCTCCGGTAGTGGTTCGTCCCACTGGATCTTCTGCCTCCATATCTCTCGCAGCAACAGCTTCGCTGTAGTCATCAGGCAGCACAGGAATCCCAATGGGTCGAATGTTGACATCAGCAGGCTCAAATACTCCCTCTTTGTAGGGACTCGATCTCCACTTAGAACGCTTTCTGGCACTCGATGATACTCCACGTTGAATCTGAAGTCATCCGTTGCTACCTGCCAGCGCATTCCAAGGATCTTCTGCTCAGTCTCACCCCATCCGACGCTCTTGACTCGTCCAGGTGGTCCCAACGCCGCTTCCACGATGGGTGAGCTGGATGAAAACTGGCATAGTTCGAAGCCAGCCTCCGCATGTATCTCCTTCACTCGGGTAGATACCGCAATAGCCTCGCTCTCTGTAGCGAAACTGTCCACATAGTCATCAACATAATGGTGGTCGATGATGGCCTTGACTGCCCTCGGATCTGAATCCCGAAACTTCAGGGCATTCAGCGTCTTCACGTAATGCGCAGTGCTCGGCGAGCAGGCTGCTCCAAACGTCATTACGTTCATCTCGTACACATCCGGGTCTCGATCGTCGTTGCCATCTCTCCAAAGGAACCGTTGGGAACATCGATCCTCGGGTCGGATCAGCACTTGGTGGAATATCT of the Drosophila kikkawai strain 14028-0561.14 unplaced genomic scaffold, DkikHiC1v2 scaffold_265, whole genome shotgun sequence genome contains:
- the LOC138929518 gene encoding uncharacterized protein, with amino-acid sequence MQHSPRRSSRLNGGEATPTTTRADQQPASSGAGNRPQVNITTAAAISRPATTVTTVASQPRSTAVTAASSVPEEGQPLTSYLMERITALENELRQVKVLNSESTAKRAPIAVGPSANGANSEASGRPPSWGGPPVATSNGEAPTNGVGPVPHSCVGASSTACTQPPYWSGPPLLTTSNHLVEPLCATSVAQTAHGFVLPGGSIHNVATASPFVGSYASMTPNGAQGANGPRRLPDLHVFGGQPEEWPIFNCAFVETTQAYNCTDLENNQRLLKALKDEARETVKSLLIHPGNVSPVMEQLRFRFGRPEQLIRSQLNSVREVPPISEQHLARIVPFATRVSNLTAFLQSAKAEQHLGNPTLMEELVAKLPTSKRVDWARHAASIEPFPTVAHFSTWLQEYANIVCTILDVEGKEPRRRVLHASVDQNGCEQRDDRHGGCPICGGQHATTSCREFIGASPSRRWSMVKRHRLCFTCLRIGHTARTCNGHGECRINGCRQMHHRLLHGADEGRRWPEQQSGFRRHDGGNQQSAVSRRSPERRSSPRGGYRDHERSQQPAVLRNSLERRAPQPAEAPVQRNLSCIDAEGGRLLFRILPVTLYGAGRQVDTYALLDEGSSVTMIDDELRRDLGVRGEHRQLNIQWFGGKASREPTHVVSLEISGAGKPTRHALRNVYAVSSLSLPMQTLCRRDVQGVHKDARLPMKPYSNAVPKLLIGLDHGHLGLPLRTRRFAREGPYAAATELGWVVYGPVSGQSTTPSPRSCLLAVSMEDAMEKMVEDYFEMESFGYARKLQPDEVAVKSDKLWYLPHFGVENPNKPGKVRLVFDAAAKVGGTSLNSALDKGPQHYKPLPAVLFHFREGAVGVCGDIKEIFHQVLIRPEDRCSQRFLWRDGNDDRDPDVYEMNVMTFGAACSPSTAHYVKTLNALKFRDSDPRAVKAIIDHHYVDDYVDSFATESEAIAVSTRVKEIHAEAGFELCQFSSSSPIVEAALGPPGRVKSVGWGETEQKILGMRWQVATDDFRFNVEYHRVPESVLSGDRVPTKREYLSLLMSTFDPLGFLCCLMTTAKLLLREIWRQKIQWDEPLPEEIGRAFAAWRRQMDAVGQFRCPRHYFGHGAVRTIELHVFVDASQSAFAAVAYWRVMYEDGKVLASFVCAKTKCAPMRTMSIPRLELQAAVLGTRLINTIKEEHSVDISETVLWTDSKTVLRWIGSTHRRYKQFVGNQVAEILESSEVSQWRWVPTADNAADDATRSKNKADLSPESRWLSGPAFLRQPASGWPVPEEGTERVPDASDDEEMPSEFALVATNEFVIPFQRFSSFSRLVRTTAWVLRFARWCRRQRSELEEYGLTAKECEAAENLLVRQAQLESFPDEMRSAKHGKEVASSSEIRGLAPYMDEHGVLRVHGRVDAALCMPYSARRPVILSHRHSLTEMIVRHFHAQMKHQNVDATIAQIRTRFWVTKMRRMLKEVISSCYECKLQRTRPTPPIMAPLPEDRLEAGGWPFKYTGLDYFGPLLVTIARHREKRWVALFTCLTTRAIHLELAHDLSTDSCIIAIRNFVCRRGPVHRLRSDNGKNFVGADREARRFGDVFETERIQSELSSRSIEWVFNCPSNPSEGGVWERMVQCVKRVLRHTLKEVAPRDHVLESLLIEAENVVNSRPLTHLPVDADQEAPLTPNDLLKGAANLPNTPGLEAELPKEGSTRKQWRIARMLRDRFWRRWVLEYLPTLVRREKWCRRTEPIRQGDMVFVCDPALPRREWRKGIVEEVYSGADGVVRRASVRVSDNGLSRTMLRPVSKLAVLDLSEAVLHGVGDVDGQTL